One genomic window of Caenorhabditis elegans chromosome I includes the following:
- the C26C6.4 gene encoding Nucleotide-diphospho-sugar transferase domain-containing protein (Confirmed by transcript evidence), translating to MHYIEKKKKNIWWPKKSFSFSVLVVLFIFVVAAALPFTFGILSPHILRQRNIVVTVNRVSKELSFEDIHNEYNFMQFSEQLKAMPKPPYIIFYDSSNLDIFLNHICNLEFIPGALSRLVAISFDTPSHLILKEKYPNIPSVVINLDSIKKTLPESYENRRYIIYQLVLLTRARICASLALRGISFWAMQQDTLWVENFDSMDLENRYPDEYMLFDTVGNEQFGEYDRMFGWICGSTFFVRGNPTTYQFFYQIDSFMRSHQSPDSSIMTYLCGHRNYRCHRLPRWIISSSDYFRGTRETTPVMIQVDSDQTDETKMESFQRANFIFRHDNGTCDRKSVHKLRDAVRLAFPEKLKLLDQSPYGESMFTQLHYMYKHIFNIDRYNNKVFLTVHYTLV from the exons ATGCATTatattgaaaagaagaaaaagaacatCTGGTggccaaaaaaatcattttcattttctgttcTTGTTGTCCTTTTCATCTTTGTAGTTGCTGCTGCTCTTCCTTTCacattt GGAATTCTCAGTCCGCATATTCTGCGTCAACGAAACATAGTAGTGACAGTAAATAGAGTCTCAAAAGAG ctttcattCGAAGATATTCACAATGAATACAATTTTATGCAGTTTTCGGAACAATTGAAAGCAATGCCAAAACCTCCATATATCATATTT tacgaCTCAAGCAATTTGGATATATTCCTCAATCATATTTgcaatttagaatttattccTGGCGCTCTTTCCCGCCTTGTTGCCATTTCATTCGACACTCCTtcacatttaattttaaaagaaaaatatccGAACATTCCAAGCGTCGTTATCAATTTGGATTCAATTAAg aaaacattACCAGAGTCTTATGAAAATCGCCGTTACATAATCTATCAATTGGTTCTACTGACACGTGCTCGTATATGTGCATCATTAGCTCTTCGTGGAATAAGTTTTTGGGCAATGCAACAGGATACACTTtgggttgaaaattttgattcaatgGATCTTGAAAATAGATATCCAGATGAATATATGCTTTTTGACACTGTTGGAAATGAGCAG TTTGGTGAATACGATCGAATGTTCGGATGGATATGTggatcaacattttttgttcgtGGAAATCCAACAACGTATCAGTTTTTTTATCAG attgattcATTTATGAGATCACATCAAAGTCCGGATTCTTCAATTATGACCTACTTGTGTGGTCATAGGAATTACAGATGTCATCGACTTCCGAGATG GATCATCTCATCATCAGACTATTTTCGTGGTACTCGTGAAACAACGCCAGTTATGATTCAAGTGGATTCTGATCAAACAgatgaaacaaaaatggaatCATTTCAAAGAGCAAACTTCATTTTTCGACATGATAATGGAACATGTGATCGAAAATCTGTTCATAAATTGAg agacgCCGTACGATTAGCGtttcccgaaaaattgaaacttttggaTCAAAGTCCATATGGAGAGAGTATGTTCACTCAATTACACTATATgtataaacatatttttaatattgatCGTTATAATAACAAAGTTTTTCTAACAGTTCATTATACTTTAGTCtag
- the C26C6.4 gene encoding Nucleotide-diphospho-sugar transferase domain-containing protein (Confirmed by transcript evidence), with protein sequence MPKPPYIIFYDSSNLDIFLNHICNLEFIPGALSRLVAISFDTPSHLILKEKYPNIPSVVINLDSIKKTLPESYENRRYIIYQLVLLTRARICASLALRGISFWAMQQDTLWVENFDSMDLENRYPDEYMLFDTVGNEQFGEYDRMFGWICGSTFFVRGNPTTYQFFYQIDSFMRSHQSPDSSIMTYLCGHRNYRCHRLPRWIISSSDYFRGTRETTPVMIQVDSDQTDETKMESFQRANFIFRHDNGTCDRKSVHKLRDAVRLAFPEKLKLLDQSPYGESMFTQLHYMYKHIFNIDRYNNKVFLTVHYTLV encoded by the exons ATGCCAAAACCTCCATATATCATATTT tacgaCTCAAGCAATTTGGATATATTCCTCAATCATATTTgcaatttagaatttattccTGGCGCTCTTTCCCGCCTTGTTGCCATTTCATTCGACACTCCTtcacatttaattttaaaagaaaaatatccGAACATTCCAAGCGTCGTTATCAATTTGGATTCAATTAAg aaaacattACCAGAGTCTTATGAAAATCGCCGTTACATAATCTATCAATTGGTTCTACTGACACGTGCTCGTATATGTGCATCATTAGCTCTTCGTGGAATAAGTTTTTGGGCAATGCAACAGGATACACTTtgggttgaaaattttgattcaatgGATCTTGAAAATAGATATCCAGATGAATATATGCTTTTTGACACTGTTGGAAATGAGCAG TTTGGTGAATACGATCGAATGTTCGGATGGATATGTggatcaacattttttgttcgtGGAAATCCAACAACGTATCAGTTTTTTTATCAG attgattcATTTATGAGATCACATCAAAGTCCGGATTCTTCAATTATGACCTACTTGTGTGGTCATAGGAATTACAGATGTCATCGACTTCCGAGATG GATCATCTCATCATCAGACTATTTTCGTGGTACTCGTGAAACAACGCCAGTTATGATTCAAGTGGATTCTGATCAAACAgatgaaacaaaaatggaatCATTTCAAAGAGCAAACTTCATTTTTCGACATGATAATGGAACATGTGATCGAAAATCTGTTCATAAATTGAg agacgCCGTACGATTAGCGtttcccgaaaaattgaaacttttggaTCAAAGTCCATATGGAGAGAGTATGTTCACTCAATTACACTATATgtataaacatatttttaatattgatCGTTATAATAACAAAGTTTTTCTAACAGTTCATTATACTTTAGTCtag
- the dcp-66 gene encoding Transcription factor dcp-66 (Confirmed by transcript evidence): protein MAQVQQVPSSPMNGIPEKNGNGLSIEESASTAVAALAHIQNGAVLFHGTPTKDLNGASTSIDTDDLQLSPSDLRRRSTRASALKAQEKIKLKDDIVQGPQKRANDDDDMEDEELGDEINEQSAPKKRRLENGKEFDQTCFRFGLRANNEGEVYAMTDESENSSIHESEMEVVRYHYEKMKNKEPDEEQLRERLNMRREAENQLREEEAKLLVLRKMKDSQTRAITKLAAETKAADLAEATSAAYKPAVATNGKSVTNGKNSMIESNNKTMNGLKNLSIPQQLELLQKLSSQSPAAKQAYIMAKKNPAQTTQLFQQLITINNQNLQKQKELSAAETNASASASPAVQQSQQAQQPQQAQITQSKLLNQQTPAQRIQAARLAFRAQADKQLTTIPTQKSQPHDITFLPNPNASAFLALHGLDLVVQHVLKDRSNETPYAGPSYECEECKTECAHTWKAIGSTQDDLHLYCENCVRSAQKRKNRTDQTALLKRAFQKITAQEKEFEKKIAEGQLEQYAEAKAAAPATSQTIPTSSTATVSSIPLVPRLPQIPSSTGSSTPTQAVKTSTPIHSTPKSSSSSAKKTAAQLQQQSMQGMNQLFSTAMLRNNPQMQQMLQMYQALAMGGGAANMANNQMAMLFQAQAMQAAQAQVARAQAAKAQAAQAQAAQAQAQAQANREANQQSMLIQALMSNGQVNVQALQQLQKLTPEQQKALIEVVKRQTRK, encoded by the exons ATGGCACAG GTTCAACAAGTTCCATCGTCACCTATGAATGGGATTCCTGAAAAGAATGGAAATGGTTTGAGTATCGAAGAATCAGCTTCAACAGCCGTCGCTGCACTTGCACATATTCAAAATGGAGCTGTTCTATTTCATGGAACACCTACAAAAGATTTGAATGGAGCTTCAACATCAATCGATACCGATGATTTACAACTTTCACCGAGTGATCTACGGCGGCGGAGTACACGAGCAAGTGCTCTGAAGGCTCAGGAAAAGATTAAACTGAAAGATGATATTGTACAAGGACCACAAAAACGGGcgaatgatgatgatgatatggAAGATGAAGAGTTGGGAGATGAAATTAATGAGCAATCagctccaaaaaaaagaagactcgaaaatggaaaagagtTTGATCAAACATGTTTCCGATTTGGACTTCGTGCGAATAATGAAGGTGAAGTATACGCAATGACTGATGAGAgtgaaaattcttcaattcaTGAAAGTGAAATGGAAGTTGTGAGGTATcattatgaaaaaatgaagaataagGAACCGGATGAGGAACAATTAAGAGAACGTTTAAATATGAGAAGAGAAGCTGAAAATCAGTTACGAGAAGAAGAGGCAAAATTGctagttttgagaaaaatgaaggaTAGTCAGACAAGAGCTATCACCAAG ctgGCCGCCGAAACTAAAGCTGCTGATCTTGCTGAAGCGACATCTGCAGCATATAAACCAGCGGTTGCTACAAATGGAAAATCTGTTACTAATGGAAAGAATTCGATGATTGAGTCAAATAACAAAACAATGAATGGACTTAAGAATCTTTCAATTCCACAACAACTCGAATTACTTCAAAAACTATCATCTCAATCACCAGCTGCCAAACAAGCATACATTATGGCAAAGAAGAATCCAGCACAAACGACTCAACTATTCCAACAACTGATTACAATCAATaatcaaaatcttcaaaagcAAAAAGAGCTTTCTGCTGCTGAAACAAATGCTTCTGCATCTGCATCACCTGCAGTACAACAATCTCAACAAGCACAGCAACCACAACAGGCTCAAATCACACAATCAAAACTTCTAAATCAACAGACACCTGCACAAAGGATACAAGCAGCTCGGCTGGCTTTCAGAGCTCAAGCTGATAAGCAATTGACAACAATTCCAACACAAAAAAGTCAACCTCATGATATCACTTTCCTACCGAATCCGAATGCTTCTGCATTCCTGGCATTGCATGGATTGGATCTAGTGGTTCAGCATGTTCTCAAAGATAGATCTAATGAgac aCCATATGCCGGACCATCATACGAATGTGAAGAATGTAAAACCGAATGTGCTCACACTTGGAAAGCTATTGGAAGTACACAAGATGATCTTCATCtttattgtgaaaattgtGTACGATCAgcacaaaaaaggaaaaatcgaaCAGATCAGACAGCTTTATTGAAGAGAGCTTTCCAGAAGATTACGGCACAAGAAAAG GAgttcgaaaagaaaattgccGAAGGACAATTGGAGCAGTACGCAGAAGCAAAAGCTGCAGCACCTGCTACATCTC aaacaATACCAACATCATCAACAGCAACTGTTTCATCAATTCCACTTGTACCACGATTACCACAAATTCCATCATCAACTGGATCAAGTACACCAACACAAGCAGTCAAGACGTCAACACCg atacacTCGACACCAAAATCATCAAGTTCAAGTGCAAAGAAGACTGCAGCACAATTGCAACAACAAAGTATGCAAGGAATGAATCAATTATTCAGTACAGCAATGTTGAGAAATAATCCTCAAATGCAACAAATg TTGCAAATGTACCAAGCTTTAGCTATGGGAGGAGGGGCGGCAAATATGGCAAATAATCAAATGGCCATGCTATTCCAAGCACAAGCAATGCAAGCTGCTCAGGCTCAAGTCGCACGAGCTCAGGCGGCAAAAGCTCAGGCTGCACAAGCTCAGGCCGCACAGGCTCAAGCCCAGGCACAGGCAAATAGAGAGGCGAATCAACAATCAATGCTAATTC aaGCTCTCATGAGTAATGGTCAAGTGAATGTTCAAGCTCTCCAACAACTTCAAAAACTGACACCTGAACAACAGAAAGCGCTGATCGAAGTTGTCAAACGTCAAACGAggaagtga
- the dcp-66 gene encoding Transcription factor dcp-66 (Confirmed by transcript evidence), with translation MAQVQQVPSSPMNGIPEKNGNGLSIEESASTAVAALAHIQNGAVLFHGTPTKDLNGASTSIDTDDLQLSPSDLRRRSTRASALKAQEKIKLKDDIVQGPQKRANDDDDMEDEELGDEINEQSAPKKRRLENGKEFDQTCFRFGLRANNEGEVYAMTDESENSSIHESEMEVVRYHYEKMKNKEPDEEQLRERLNMRREAENQLREEEAKLLVLRKMKDSQTRAITKLAAETKAADLAEATSAAYKPAVATNGKSVTNGKNSMIESNNKTMNGLKNLSIPQQLELLQKLSSQSPAAKQAYIMAKKNPAQTTQLFQQLITINNQNLQKQKELSAAETNASASASPAVQQSQQAQQPQQAQITQSKLLNQQTPAQRIQAARLAFRAQADKQLTTIPTQKSQPHDITFLPNPNASAFLALHGLDLVVQHVLKDRSNETPYAGPSYECEECKTECAHTWKAIGSTQDDLHLYCENCVRSAQKRKNRTDQTALLKRAFQKITAQEKLLQEFEKKIAEGQLEQYAEAKAAAPATSQTIPTSSTATVSSIPLVPRLPQIPSSTGSSTPTQAVKTSTPIHSTPKSSSSSAKKTAAQLQQQSMQGMNQLFSTAMLRNNPQMQQMLQMYQALAMGGGAANMANNQMAMLFQAQAMQAAQAQVARAQAAKAQAAQAQAAQAQAQAQANREANQQSMLIQALMSNGQVNVQALQQLQKLTPEQQKALIEVVKRQTRK, from the exons ATGGCACAG GTTCAACAAGTTCCATCGTCACCTATGAATGGGATTCCTGAAAAGAATGGAAATGGTTTGAGTATCGAAGAATCAGCTTCAACAGCCGTCGCTGCACTTGCACATATTCAAAATGGAGCTGTTCTATTTCATGGAACACCTACAAAAGATTTGAATGGAGCTTCAACATCAATCGATACCGATGATTTACAACTTTCACCGAGTGATCTACGGCGGCGGAGTACACGAGCAAGTGCTCTGAAGGCTCAGGAAAAGATTAAACTGAAAGATGATATTGTACAAGGACCACAAAAACGGGcgaatgatgatgatgatatggAAGATGAAGAGTTGGGAGATGAAATTAATGAGCAATCagctccaaaaaaaagaagactcgaaaatggaaaagagtTTGATCAAACATGTTTCCGATTTGGACTTCGTGCGAATAATGAAGGTGAAGTATACGCAATGACTGATGAGAgtgaaaattcttcaattcaTGAAAGTGAAATGGAAGTTGTGAGGTATcattatgaaaaaatgaagaataagGAACCGGATGAGGAACAATTAAGAGAACGTTTAAATATGAGAAGAGAAGCTGAAAATCAGTTACGAGAAGAAGAGGCAAAATTGctagttttgagaaaaatgaaggaTAGTCAGACAAGAGCTATCACCAAG ctgGCCGCCGAAACTAAAGCTGCTGATCTTGCTGAAGCGACATCTGCAGCATATAAACCAGCGGTTGCTACAAATGGAAAATCTGTTACTAATGGAAAGAATTCGATGATTGAGTCAAATAACAAAACAATGAATGGACTTAAGAATCTTTCAATTCCACAACAACTCGAATTACTTCAAAAACTATCATCTCAATCACCAGCTGCCAAACAAGCATACATTATGGCAAAGAAGAATCCAGCACAAACGACTCAACTATTCCAACAACTGATTACAATCAATaatcaaaatcttcaaaagcAAAAAGAGCTTTCTGCTGCTGAAACAAATGCTTCTGCATCTGCATCACCTGCAGTACAACAATCTCAACAAGCACAGCAACCACAACAGGCTCAAATCACACAATCAAAACTTCTAAATCAACAGACACCTGCACAAAGGATACAAGCAGCTCGGCTGGCTTTCAGAGCTCAAGCTGATAAGCAATTGACAACAATTCCAACACAAAAAAGTCAACCTCATGATATCACTTTCCTACCGAATCCGAATGCTTCTGCATTCCTGGCATTGCATGGATTGGATCTAGTGGTTCAGCATGTTCTCAAAGATAGATCTAATGAgac aCCATATGCCGGACCATCATACGAATGTGAAGAATGTAAAACCGAATGTGCTCACACTTGGAAAGCTATTGGAAGTACACAAGATGATCTTCATCtttattgtgaaaattgtGTACGATCAgcacaaaaaaggaaaaatcgaaCAGATCAGACAGCTTTATTGAAGAGAGCTTTCCAGAAGATTACGGCACAAGAAAAG TTATTACAGGAgttcgaaaagaaaattgccGAAGGACAATTGGAGCAGTACGCAGAAGCAAAAGCTGCAGCACCTGCTACATCTC aaacaATACCAACATCATCAACAGCAACTGTTTCATCAATTCCACTTGTACCACGATTACCACAAATTCCATCATCAACTGGATCAAGTACACCAACACAAGCAGTCAAGACGTCAACACCg atacacTCGACACCAAAATCATCAAGTTCAAGTGCAAAGAAGACTGCAGCACAATTGCAACAACAAAGTATGCAAGGAATGAATCAATTATTCAGTACAGCAATGTTGAGAAATAATCCTCAAATGCAACAAATg TTGCAAATGTACCAAGCTTTAGCTATGGGAGGAGGGGCGGCAAATATGGCAAATAATCAAATGGCCATGCTATTCCAAGCACAAGCAATGCAAGCTGCTCAGGCTCAAGTCGCACGAGCTCAGGCGGCAAAAGCTCAGGCTGCACAAGCTCAGGCCGCACAGGCTCAAGCCCAGGCACAGGCAAATAGAGAGGCGAATCAACAATCAATGCTAATTC aaGCTCTCATGAGTAATGGTCAAGTGAATGTTCAAGCTCTCCAACAACTTCAAAAACTGACACCTGAACAACAGAAAGCGCTGATCGAAGTTGTCAAACGTCAAACGAggaagtga
- the T25G3.1 gene encoding DUF4604 domain-containing protein (Confirmed by transcript evidence) — MSKRGQSSSMSYKDKANLHFVEQEEPAFIKAMKAKLGYKEPAKLEDKYEDEAGPADFDDDETDLMRMKEEDRPQVVVLNEKTDLTKEELEKELEEKKKEEGDKLIAEGKITFKKPTKRAGDSAAADEEEKKKKKNAPLPKVQKGLLSFNDEDEEEY, encoded by the exons ATGTCAAAGCGAGGACAATCATCTTCAATGTCTTACAAAGACAAG gcaaatcttCATTTCGTCGAACAAGAAGAGCCCGCTTTTATTAAAGCAATGAAAGCAAAATTGGGATACAAGGAACCAGCTAAGCTCGAGGACAAG tacGAAGATGAGGCCGGCCCAGCCGATTTTGACGACGATGAAACTGATTTAATGCGGATGAAGGAAGAAGATAGACCACAGGTGGTTGTGTTAAACGAAAAGACTGATTTGACGAAAGAAGAGCTTGAAAAAGAGctggaagaaaagaaaaaggaagaaggtGACAAATTGATTGCCGAAGGGAAAATCACTTTCAAGAAACCAACAAAACGAGCAGGAGATAGTGCTGCAGCTGacgaagaagaaaagaagaagaagaagaatgctCCCTtgccaaaagttcaaaaaggtCTCTTATCGTTTAacgatgaagatgaagaagaatattaa